Proteins found in one Clostridium butyricum genomic segment:
- a CDS encoding UvrD-helicase domain-containing protein — protein MVKEKLEAEVLKVMESIKRNENFLLSGGAGSGKTYSLVQIIKEVINLNPTSKIACITYTNAAVKEIEQRISYKNLSVSTIHDFLWDTISPFQKDMKESLLELINDPESKIRNPNGDIKYSNDFRNGIQYKEYVRINTGEISHDEVLILANYMYKKYPRLCDIVKDKYQYIFVDEYQDTSPLVIEILLESLQNSNRKNVVGLFGDLMQAIYDEGIGDVNKYIETGIINEVQKVQNRRNPKSIIDLSNMIRIDNLTQQPSDDFDAPNMKDGKIKEGNIKFVYSKDIEMRKVYDSSYCKTWHFNNPVQTKELRLTHNLIAGQAGFSELMDIYDSDPIVKFKKDIVDEIKKKNISIKDEETFDNVINQLNLTYKSGINKDRSKKDVKLEDSTFNDLYNIVKDWPFSKVKNIYFDKDNLIDDKKEDYMEERIREPRRDKLIQHLFKIQNLLNFYKNNQYNDFLKATSYTITTISDKTKIRDIIDKFDNIENDTIESVIKYADEQNLCKIDDKLEHFIHYNDYLYERVKKVKYKVFKELYNYLEGYVPLSTQHKIKGTEFDNVLVILDNGGWSKYNFEYLFNPEIVENLKNDKRKNFPTILERTKKLFYVCCTRAKENLVVYYPNPNEEILVNAEKYFGRENVINLDNEYN, from the coding sequence ATGGTTAAAGAAAAATTAGAAGCAGAAGTATTAAAAGTAATGGAGTCAATAAAAAGAAATGAAAATTTTTTACTTAGTGGGGGAGCAGGAAGTGGAAAGACTTACTCGCTTGTACAAATTATAAAAGAAGTAATCAATTTAAATCCAACTTCAAAAATAGCATGTATTACATATACAAATGCAGCGGTAAAAGAAATAGAACAACGAATTTCTTATAAAAATCTATCAGTATCTACAATTCATGATTTTTTATGGGATACAATTAGTCCATTTCAAAAAGATATGAAAGAATCATTATTAGAACTTATTAATGATCCAGAGTCAAAAATTAGAAATCCAAACGGTGATATTAAATATAGCAATGATTTTAGAAATGGTATTCAATATAAAGAATATGTAAGAATAAACACAGGTGAGATATCACATGATGAGGTATTGATATTGGCAAATTATATGTATAAAAAATATCCAAGGCTTTGTGATATAGTAAAAGATAAATATCAGTATATATTTGTTGATGAGTATCAGGATACATCTCCGTTAGTAATAGAAATATTATTGGAATCCTTGCAAAATAGTAATCGTAAAAATGTAGTAGGATTATTTGGCGATTTAATGCAGGCAATATATGATGAAGGTATTGGTGATGTTAATAAATATATAGAGACTGGAATAATCAATGAAGTACAAAAAGTACAAAATAGGAGAAATCCTAAGAGTATTATTGATTTATCAAATATGATTCGTATTGATAATCTTACTCAGCAACCATCAGATGATTTTGATGCCCCTAATATGAAAGATGGAAAAATTAAGGAGGGTAATATTAAGTTTGTGTATTCAAAAGATATAGAGATGAGAAAAGTATATGATTCTAGTTATTGCAAAACATGGCATTTCAATAATCCTGTACAGACAAAAGAATTACGATTAACACATAATTTAATTGCAGGGCAAGCTGGATTTTCTGAATTAATGGATATATATGACTCTGACCCAATTGTTAAATTTAAAAAAGATATTGTTGATGAAATTAAGAAAAAGAATATATCAATTAAAGATGAAGAGACATTTGATAATGTTATAAATCAATTAAATTTAACGTATAAGAGTGGCATTAATAAAGATCGTTCAAAAAAAGATGTGAAATTAGAGGATAGTACATTTAATGATTTATACAATATTGTTAAAGATTGGCCTTTTAGTAAAGTAAAAAATATATATTTTGATAAGGATAATTTAATTGATGATAAAAAAGAAGATTATATGGAAGAAAGGATAAGGGAGCCGAGAAGAGATAAACTAATTCAGCATTTGTTCAAAATACAAAATTTATTAAATTTCTATAAGAATAATCAATATAATGATTTTCTAAAAGCAACATCATATACAATAACAACAATTTCAGATAAAACGAAAATAAGAGATATTATAGATAAGTTCGATAATATTGAAAATGATACAATTGAATCTGTAATTAAGTATGCAGATGAACAGAATTTATGCAAAATTGATGATAAGCTTGAACATTTTATACATTATAATGATTATTTATATGAAAGAGTTAAGAAAGTCAAATATAAAGTGTTTAAAGAATTATATAACTATTTAGAAGGTTATGTGCCATTATCAACACAACATAAAATAAAGGGAACTGAATTTGATAATGTATTAGTTATTCTTGATAATGGTGGATGGTCAAAATATAATTTTGAATATTTATTTAATCCAGAAATCGTAGAAAACCTTAAAAATGATAAGAGAAAAAATTTTCCGACAATTTTAGAAAGAACAAAAAAACTTTTTTATGTTTGTTGTACAAGAGCTAAAGAGAATTTAGTGGTATATTATCCTAATCCAAATGAGGAGATATTAGTAAATGCAGAAAAATACTTTGGAAGGGAGAACGTAATTAATTTAGATAATGAATATAACTAA
- a CDS encoding topoisomerase DNA-binding C4 zinc finger domain-containing protein, which yields MYCCECDGYMVERESKYGKFFGCSNFPVCENKVRMHEVDEYVNSEEYLTIAKKRKEQEKKIEAEFENYCPNYARNGDCISDKSDPSTYGFKCTGNYSGDYTGCNRQDRDGR from the coding sequence ATGTATTGTTGTGAATGTGACGGATATATGGTAGAAAGAGAAAGTAAGTATGGTAAATTTTTTGGATGTAGCAATTTTCCTGTTTGTGAAAATAAGGTGAGGATGCATGAGGTAGATGAATATGTTAATTCAGAAGAATATTTAACAATTGCAAAAAAGAGAAAAGAACAAGAAAAAAAGATCGAAGCTGAATTTGAAAATTATTGCCCAAATTATGCTAGGAATGGGGATTGTATTTCAGATAAGAGTGATCCTTCTACTTATGGCTTTAAATGTACAGGAAACTATTCTGGTGATTATACTGGATGTAATAGGCAAGATAGAGATGGAAGGTAA
- a CDS encoding ABC-three component system protein: MSIMNLFNRDKTSGDNSPIQKHYGEGDNNAYYYNMALPISVSPYKIKNVIDLIYDKFDIIFENEDNYTISAEKRIKHTRKNELTGMSSTYFKSRIKPYLYLENELDEFLKNNKNRNEKKKYISIVRDINSKFVAYSSKFTTFDQLFDDMLTRFETAFLESYKEDEKSDIIEVLFAYMYFICDIPEVDDEDDKTR; encoded by the coding sequence ATGTCTATAATGAACTTATTTAACAGAGATAAAACAAGTGGAGATAATTCACCAATACAAAAACACTATGGGGAGGGAGATAATAATGCATATTACTACAATATGGCATTGCCTATTTCTGTTTCACCATACAAAATTAAAAATGTTATAGATTTAATTTATGATAAGTTTGACATAATATTTGAAAATGAAGATAATTATACCATATCAGCAGAAAAAAGAATAAAACATACTAGAAAAAATGAATTGACTGGTATGAGTAGTACTTATTTTAAATCAAGAATTAAACCATATCTGTATTTAGAGAATGAATTAGATGAATTTCTGAAAAATAATAAGAATCGAAATGAAAAAAAGAAATATATTAGTATAGTTAGGGATATTAATAGTAAATTTGTTGCTTATAGCAGTAAATTTACTACTTTTGATCAATTGTTTGATGATATGCTAACTAGGTTTGAAACCGCTTTTTTAGAATCATATAAGGAAGATGAAAAAAGTGATATTATAGAGGTACTATTCGCATATATGTATTTTATATGTGATATACCTGAGGTGGATGATGAGGATGATAAAACCAGATAA
- a CDS encoding ABC-three component system middle component 6 translates to MIKPDKHFNIETSIIKLGSIAIRELLKSNSIKFKDLFYLILDDYEDLDFEEFMYCLSFLYSIGIIEFYKNDRSIKLIQKSNIYEFFEKISFYFQKYITGKDGDICEHKTG, encoded by the coding sequence ATGATAAAACCAGATAAGCATTTTAATATAGAAACATCTATTATTAAATTAGGGAGTATTGCTATTCGGGAATTGTTAAAAAGTAATTCAATTAAATTTAAAGATCTATTTTATTTAATTCTAGATGATTATGAAGATTTAGATTTTGAAGAGTTCATGTATTGCTTAAGTTTCTTGTATAGTATAGGCATTATTGAATTTTATAAGAATGATAGATCCATAAAGTTGATACAAAAAAGTAATATATATGAATTTTTTGAGAAAATTAGTTTTTACTTTCAAAAATATATTACAGGTAAAGATGGTGATATTTGTGAACATAAAACCGGATAA
- a CDS encoding ABC-three component system middle component 6, which yields MNIKPDKHFSVETSVIALTSIIISELLKNKIIKYDRLFNVLKKHHGDLTLEEFSYCLMLLYSLGKIEYYKENDVIGLINYEIE from the coding sequence GTGAACATAAAACCGGATAAACATTTCAGTGTAGAGACATCTGTTATAGCTTTAACTTCAATAATAATTTCTGAACTTTTAAAAAATAAAATTATAAAATATGATAGATTATTTAATGTATTAAAAAAACATCATGGTGATTTAACGTTAGAGGAATTTTCATATTGCTTAATGTTATTATACTCTTTAGGTAAAATAGAATATTACAAAGAAAATGATGTGATAGGATTGATTAATTATGAAATTGAGTAA
- a CDS encoding DUF2326 domain-containing protein, whose product MKLSKIYSSNDEIFSPIYFNDKLNIILARITMPENKKKTSHSLGKTSLAILIDFCLLKGKNKTDFMWKRYDIFKEFDFYLELLLDNGKYCTIKRSVDAKQKIYIKVHEEKHSDLTELDAKEWDIAENITKAQAYLDKVLNFNVLEEYGYRKTLSYYIRRPQDFLDEFQLAKNKLSKSYEWKSPLLRLCGFSENIFKRKYDLDKELEELIKEKKRIERISLNESEQEKRLKLIIKEKEEKLLKIQNQYDNFNFYSADIEKPKEIVNNIDDNITRIVKENYYLESKINHSRNSVKNYDVNLEDIKKFYDEIKIYFKDDLIKEYKDVIEFNKKVTEERNLLINELLNDYSNKYEQNCKELEKLNQERQKLIQYINENEIMEKFKILQNDIISLKTEISTKKEKLESLNEGNAIDKELNEKILQHEEISKGMNYYLNNNTIFEKEKDIFNKVMKEVIGDIGLLDIKLNGNKNPDFISEIIDTDSNSLSAKDEGTSFKKLMCCAFDLAVLIAYSKERYFHFVYHDGIFDGLDNRQKDNYLKLVDKICEKYDIQYIFTCIEDELPPMINDTKKINILHENKVIILELNDSGDLGRLFKMPAF is encoded by the coding sequence ATGAAATTGAGTAAAATATATAGTTCTAATGATGAGATATTTTCACCAATTTATTTCAATGATAAATTAAATATTATTTTGGCAAGAATTACAATGCCAGAGAATAAGAAAAAAACTTCTCATTCTTTAGGAAAAACTTCGTTAGCTATTCTAATTGATTTTTGCTTGTTAAAGGGTAAAAATAAAACTGACTTTATGTGGAAGAGATATGATATTTTCAAGGAGTTTGATTTTTATTTAGAATTGTTATTAGATAATGGAAAGTATTGTACTATAAAAAGATCTGTAGATGCAAAGCAAAAGATATATATAAAAGTTCATGAAGAGAAACATTCGGATTTAACAGAATTAGATGCTAAAGAATGGGATATAGCAGAGAACATCACCAAAGCTCAAGCGTATTTAGATAAAGTTTTAAATTTTAATGTACTTGAGGAATATGGATACAGAAAAACGTTATCCTATTATATTAGGAGGCCTCAAGATTTTTTAGATGAATTTCAGTTAGCTAAAAATAAACTTTCCAAATCATATGAATGGAAATCTCCTCTATTAAGATTGTGCGGTTTTTCAGAAAATATTTTTAAAAGAAAATATGATTTAGATAAAGAGTTAGAAGAACTTATTAAAGAAAAAAAGAGAATTGAAAGGATTTCATTAAATGAATCAGAACAGGAAAAGAGATTAAAATTAATAATAAAAGAAAAGGAAGAAAAGTTATTAAAAATACAAAATCAATATGATAATTTTAATTTTTATTCAGCAGATATTGAAAAACCCAAAGAAATAGTGAATAATATTGATGACAATATTACTAGAATAGTAAAGGAGAATTATTACTTAGAAAGTAAAATAAATCATTCTAGAAATTCAGTTAAAAACTATGATGTTAACCTAGAGGATATTAAAAAATTTTATGATGAAATTAAAATATATTTTAAGGATGATTTAATAAAAGAATATAAAGATGTTATTGAATTTAATAAGAAAGTAACAGAGGAAAGAAATTTATTAATAAATGAATTGCTAAATGACTATTCCAATAAGTATGAACAAAATTGTAAAGAACTTGAAAAATTAAATCAAGAACGTCAAAAATTAATCCAATATATTAATGAAAATGAAATTATGGAAAAGTTTAAGATATTACAAAATGATATAATAAGCTTAAAAACAGAAATATCAACTAAAAAAGAGAAGTTAGAGTCATTAAATGAAGGAAATGCAATTGATAAAGAATTGAATGAAAAAATTCTACAGCATGAGGAAATTAGTAAGGGGATGAATTACTACCTTAATAACAACACTATATTTGAAAAAGAAAAAGATATTTTTAATAAAGTAATGAAAGAAGTAATTGGCGATATTGGATTATTAGATATTAAGCTCAATGGTAATAAGAACCCAGATTTTATAAGTGAAATAATAGATACAGATAGTAATAGTTTAAGTGCAAAAGATGAAGGAACATCATTCAAAAAATTAATGTGTTGTGCATTTGATTTAGCTGTGTTAATAGCTTATTCTAAAGAAAGATATTTTCATTTTGTTTATCATGATGGAATATTCGATGGATTAGATAATAGACAGAAGGATAACTATCTAAAATTAGTCGATAAAATATGTGAGAAATATGATATACAATACATATTTACATGTATTGAGGATGAATTGCCTCCGATGATAAATGATACAAAAAAAATCAACATTTTGCATGAAAATAAAGTCATAATACTAGAATTAAATGATAGCGGAGATTTAGGAAGACTATTTAAAATGCCCGCTTTTTAA
- a CDS encoding transposase, protein MSKGRRYDQEYKDMIADLYKSGMSLAELSSEYGIAKSTINGWIKDVKEIKVDENEVMTLKEVKALKKEMARIKEENEILKKAMAIFATKN, encoded by the coding sequence ATGAGTAAGGGCAGAAGATATGATCAGGAATATAAAGATATGATAGCAGACTTATATAAGTCAGGAATGAGCTTAGCAGAACTAAGTAGCGAATATGGTATTGCAAAATCAACAATCAACGGCTGGATTAAAGATGTGAAAGAAATTAAAGTAGATGAAAACGAAGTTATGACACTTAAAGAAGTAAAAGCTTTAAAAAAAGAAATGGCAAGGATTAAGGAGGAAAATGAAATATTAAAAAAAGCTATGGCCATATTTGCAACAAAAAATTAA
- a CDS encoding DeoR/GlpR family DNA-binding transcription regulator: MNNRHTQILELLTKNKKMEVTELSEIFQVSQVTIRKDLGLLEDNGFIVREHGYATLNDSDDINNRLAYRYDIKRKIAKLAVDTIKNGETIMIESGSCCALVALEIAKTKKDITLITNSAFIANYIRKEGSIRIVLLGGEYQNESQVMVGPMTRRCAEAFFVDKLFIGADGFRKESGFTGNDYMRSETVKDMARQASQVIIVTDSAKFHQSGVVNLMNTECVNSIYTDSDIPNDIEEYLKEKSVKVFKAE, encoded by the coding sequence ATGAATAATAGACATACACAAATATTAGAATTATTAACAAAAAATAAAAAAATGGAAGTGACAGAGCTTTCTGAAATTTTTCAAGTATCTCAGGTAACAATAAGGAAAGACTTAGGATTGTTAGAGGATAACGGATTCATTGTTAGAGAACATGGATATGCAACTTTAAATGATAGTGATGATATAAATAACAGGCTTGCTTATCGTTATGATATTAAAAGAAAAATTGCGAAACTTGCTGTTGATACAATTAAAAATGGTGAAACAATTATGATTGAATCAGGGTCATGTTGTGCACTAGTTGCTTTAGAAATTGCTAAAACCAAAAAGGATATAACACTTATTACCAATTCAGCTTTTATTGCTAATTATATTAGAAAGGAAGGAAGCATAAGAATTGTATTGTTAGGTGGAGAATATCAAAATGAATCTCAGGTTATGGTAGGGCCTATGACTAGAAGATGTGCAGAAGCATTCTTTGTTGATAAATTATTTATTGGAGCAGATGGTTTTAGAAAAGAAAGCGGCTTTACTGGTAATGATTATATGAGAAGCGAAACAGTAAAAGATATGGCAAGACAGGCATCACAAGTTATTATTGTAACTGATTCAGCAAAATTTCATCAAAGCGGTGTTGTTAATTTAATGAACACTGAATGTGTAAATTCTATTTATACAGATTCGGATATTCCTAATGATATTGAAGAGTATTTAAAGGAAAAGAGCGTTAAAGTTTTTAAAGCAGAATAA
- a CDS encoding glycyl-radical enzyme activating protein has translation MSKGIIFNIQKFSIHDGPGIRTTVFLKGCPLKCKWCANPESQMEKVQILYDSTKCIHCLSCVNACPSQAIQYKDDKIIIDHEKCTGCLTCASICPQKALENEGEYKEIKSVVDVCIQDIPFYEESGGGITISGGEGMSQPQFLKELICELKKHKLHIAIETTGYIKSEIFQKLASMLDLLLFDVKHYDSNQHYLGTNVHNELIIENLKWAIKNNIEVLPRIPVIPDFNSSLDDAEGLSKLLIDVGAKRVQLLPFHQFGEKKYDLLNRQYSLKNKKALHPEDLKDYQKIFLDKGLDCFF, from the coding sequence ATGAGTAAAGGTATAATATTTAATATTCAAAAATTTAGTATTCATGATGGTCCAGGAATTAGAACAACTGTATTTTTAAAAGGTTGTCCATTGAAATGTAAGTGGTGCGCAAACCCAGAATCCCAGATGGAAAAAGTACAGATCTTATACGATTCAACTAAATGTATTCACTGCTTATCATGTGTAAATGCCTGTCCAAGTCAAGCTATACAATATAAAGATGATAAAATAATCATTGACCACGAAAAATGTACTGGATGTTTAACATGCGCAAGTATCTGTCCTCAAAAAGCATTAGAAAATGAAGGTGAATATAAAGAAATTAAAAGTGTTGTAGATGTGTGTATTCAGGACATTCCTTTTTATGAAGAATCTGGTGGAGGCATTACAATCTCTGGTGGTGAAGGCATGAGTCAGCCACAGTTTTTAAAAGAACTAATTTGCGAGCTAAAAAAACATAAACTACATATTGCCATTGAAACAACAGGATATATTAAATCAGAAATCTTTCAAAAATTAGCTTCAATGTTAGACTTATTATTATTTGATGTAAAACACTATGATAGTAATCAGCATTATTTAGGCACTAATGTTCATAATGAATTAATTATTGAAAATCTAAAATGGGCCATTAAAAACAATATTGAAGTATTACCAAGAATTCCTGTAATTCCTGACTTTAATTCTTCATTAGATGATGCTGAAGGTTTATCAAAATTATTAATAGATGTTGGTGCAAAAAGAGTTCAGCTTCTTCCATTTCACCAGTTTGGTGAAAAAAAATATGACCTTTTAAATAGACAATATAGTTTAAAAAACAAAAAAGCCCTTCATCCAGAAGATTTAAAGGATTATCAAAAAATCTTCCTAGATAAAGGTCTTGATTGCTTCTTTTAG
- a CDS encoding glycyl radical protein, whose translation MKNVERFGSLTSRMNDFREQVLEEKPYIDAERALLATESYKENKNQPAVIKRALMLKNILEKMSIYIEDETLIVGNQASSNKDAPIFPEYTMEFVMNELDLFEKRDGDVFYITEKTKEDLRSIAPFWENNNLRAKGGALLPEEVSVFMETGFFGMEGKLNSGDAHLAADYERLLKTGLKGYEERTRKLKDQLDLCVPENIDKYQFYKAVLIVIDAVKTFAKRFSDLAKEKAENAEGKRKEELLEISRICLKVPYEPAETFKEALQSTWFIQLILQIESNGHSLSYGRFDQYMYPYYKHDIDNKLITEDEALELLTNLWIKTLTINKVRSQSHTFSSAGSPMYQNVTIGGQTTDKKDAVNELSYLILKSVAQTRLPQPNLTVRYHKNLDKKFMDECIEVMKLGTGMPAFNNDEVIIPSFIEKGVKEEDAYNYSAIGCVETAVPGKWGYRCTGMSYMNFPRILLIAMNNGIDLTSGKRFVEECGYFKDMTSFEQLKDAWDKVVRKLTRMSVIVENSIDLALERDVPDVLCSALTEDCIGRGKTIKEGGAVYDFISGLQVGIANMADSLAAIKKLVFEEKKITPEQLWNAIIDDFTSEESQKIQQMLINESPKYGNDDDYVDNLVVEAYDSYIDEMKKYPNTRYGRGPIGGIRYAGTSSISANVGQGYGTMATPDGRKARTPLAEGCSPAHSMDKNGPTAVFKTVSKLPTHEITGGVLLNQKVTPQMLSTEENKMKLEMMIRTFFNRLEGYHVQYNVVSRDTLIDAQLHPEKHRDLIVRVAGYSAFFNVLSKATQDDIIERTEQTL comes from the coding sequence ATGAAAAATGTAGAACGTTTTGGTAGTTTAACATCAAGAATGAATGATTTTAGAGAGCAGGTTTTAGAAGAAAAACCATATATTGATGCTGAGAGAGCATTACTTGCAACTGAATCATATAAAGAAAATAAAAATCAGCCTGCAGTTATTAAACGTGCACTAATGCTTAAAAATATTCTTGAAAAAATGTCTATTTATATTGAAGATGAAACATTGATTGTAGGAAATCAGGCATCATCAAATAAAGATGCTCCTATATTCCCTGAATATACAATGGAATTTGTTATGAATGAATTGGATTTGTTTGAAAAGCGTGATGGAGATGTTTTTTATATAACAGAAAAAACAAAAGAAGATCTGCGTTCAATAGCACCTTTTTGGGAAAATAATAATTTAAGAGCAAAAGGTGGGGCACTCCTTCCTGAAGAAGTAAGTGTATTTATGGAAACAGGATTCTTTGGGATGGAGGGTAAATTAAATTCAGGTGATGCTCACTTAGCCGCTGATTATGAAAGATTATTAAAAACAGGGTTAAAAGGATATGAAGAAAGAACAAGAAAGTTAAAAGATCAGTTAGACTTATGTGTTCCAGAAAATATAGACAAATATCAGTTTTATAAAGCTGTTTTGATTGTTATAGATGCAGTAAAAACTTTTGCTAAGCGTTTTAGTGATCTTGCCAAAGAAAAAGCAGAAAATGCAGAAGGTAAGAGAAAAGAGGAATTACTTGAAATCAGTCGTATCTGCTTAAAGGTTCCATATGAACCAGCAGAAACATTTAAGGAAGCACTTCAGTCAACATGGTTTATTCAGTTGATTTTACAAATTGAATCAAATGGACATTCATTATCATATGGACGTTTTGACCAGTATATGTATCCATATTATAAACATGATATAGACAACAAATTAATAACTGAAGATGAAGCTTTAGAACTTTTAACAAATTTATGGATTAAAACTCTAACAATAAATAAAGTCCGTAGTCAGTCACATACATTTTCAAGTGCAGGAAGCCCAATGTATCAGAATGTTACAATTGGTGGGCAGACAACTGATAAGAAAGATGCAGTTAATGAATTATCCTATTTAATTTTAAAATCAGTTGCACAAACAAGACTACCACAGCCAAACTTAACAGTAAGATATCATAAAAACTTAGATAAAAAATTTATGGATGAATGTATAGAAGTCATGAAACTTGGAACAGGTATGCCGGCATTTAATAATGATGAAGTAATCATTCCTTCATTTATAGAAAAAGGTGTTAAAGAAGAAGATGCATACAATTATTCAGCTATTGGATGTGTAGAAACTGCTGTACCAGGTAAATGGGGGTATCGCTGTACAGGTATGAGTTATATGAATTTTCCAAGAATTTTATTAATAGCAATGAACAATGGTATCGACTTAACATCAGGAAAACGTTTTGTTGAAGAGTGTGGATATTTTAAAGATATGACATCATTTGAACAGCTTAAAGATGCATGGGATAAAGTTGTAAGAAAGTTAACTCGTATGAGTGTAATTGTTGAAAACTCAATAGATTTAGCATTAGAAAGAGATGTACCTGATGTTTTATGTTCAGCATTAACTGAAGATTGTATTGGTAGAGGAAAGACAATTAAAGAAGGTGGAGCAGTATATGATTTCATATCAGGACTTCAAGTTGGTATTGCTAATATGGCAGACAGTCTAGCAGCCATCAAAAAATTAGTTTTTGAAGAAAAGAAAATAACACCTGAGCAGTTATGGAATGCCATAATAGATGATTTTACAAGTGAAGAAAGTCAAAAAATTCAACAGATGCTTATAAATGAATCTCCTAAGTATGGGAATGATGATGACTATGTAGATAATCTTGTTGTTGAAGCATATGATTCATATATTGATGAGATGAAAAAGTATCCAAATACACGTTATGGAAGAGGACCTATTGGAGGCATAAGATATGCAGGAACATCATCTATCTCTGCAAATGTGGGGCAGGGTTATGGAACCATGGCAACACCTGATGGACGTAAGGCGCGTACACCACTTGCAGAGGGATGTTCTCCAGCTCATTCAATGGATAAGAATGGTCCTACAGCAGTATTTAAAACAGTTTCAAAATTACCAACACATGAAATTACAGGTGGAGTTTTATTAAATCAGAAAGTAACACCTCAGATGTTATCAACTGAAGAAAATAAAATGAAATTAGAAATGATGATAAGAACATTCTTTAACAGACTTGAAGGTTATCATGTTCAATACAATGTAGTATCAAGAGATACACTTATTGATGCGCAGCTTCATCCAGAAAAACATAGAGATTTAATTGTACGTGTTGCAGGATATTCAGCATTCTTTAATGTTCTATCAAAAGCTACACAAGATGATATTATCGAAAGAACAGAACAAACTTTATAA
- a CDS encoding fructose-6-phosphate aldolase, which translates to MKFIVDDANIEKIKKAYEYYPLDGVTTNPSILAKSGRKPYEVLKEIREFIGSEAELHVQVVAKDAEGMIKDAQRITEELGKNTFIKIPSIPEGFKAMKKLKAEGFNITATAIYTSMQAFIAGKCGADYAAPYVNRIDNFGYDGVQIAKDIHDIFKKNNLKTEVLAASFKNSQQILELTRYGVGASTIAPDVIEKLVENQAVTAAVDVFVKDFENLIGEKNKTMSDC; encoded by the coding sequence ATGAAATTTATCGTAGATGATGCAAATATAGAAAAAATAAAAAAAGCTTATGAGTATTATCCTTTAGATGGAGTAACAACTAATCCATCTATACTTGCTAAAAGCGGAAGAAAACCATATGAAGTATTAAAGGAAATAAGAGAATTTATTGGTAGTGAAGCTGAACTTCATGTTCAGGTAGTTGCTAAAGATGCTGAAGGAATGATAAAGGATGCACAACGAATCACAGAGGAACTTGGAAAAAATACATTTATAAAAATTCCATCTATACCAGAAGGCTTTAAAGCTATGAAAAAATTAAAAGCTGAAGGATTTAATATTACTGCAACAGCCATTTATACTTCAATGCAGGCGTTTATAGCAGGGAAATGCGGAGCCGATTATGCTGCACCTTATGTAAATAGAATTGATAATTTTGGATATGATGGAGTACAAATAGCAAAAGATATTCATGATATATTCAAAAAAAATAATCTTAAAACTGAGGTATTAGCGGCAAGTTTTAAAAATTCTCAGCAGATTCTTGAACTTACAAGATATGGCGTAGGAGCATCAACAATAGCACCTGATGTAATTGAAAAATTAGTGGAAAATCAGGCTGTAACTGCAGCAGTTGATGTGTTTGTGAAAGATTTTGAAAATCTTATTGGTGAAAAAAATAAAACTATGAGTGACTGTTAA